The genomic DNA TCCAACTGCCAATTTATATGAGCGGCCCGCAATTTTGCCAGATAAATAAATACTGCTTTTCCTTTGGAGCGTGGCAAGCAAGGAACCATATCGTACGATCGCCGACCGGCTGCCGTATTTGCTTTTCAAATGTCCACGTCAGTTCACGCTCGGTAAGGACACTAAACCCGACATCTCTTGCGAATGGAACACAAAATTTTCGataattccggaaattccgtcAAAGAGGGTGCACTCAAAACGTATTCCTAAAATTTCGCAAACTTTTCCCGGAATTTTTACCGTTCCATTCAGTTTCGGACCggaaatttcggaaattttGGTCGTCCAGGTACATTAGTGTAAAGCTCGTTTTTACTCATGGGGAATTTAAGGAAAAAACTGGCAAGAGCAACGCAAACTTAACACGGGCGTTTTTAGACTTCTTAGTCGTTCTCTGTTCAACGGATAAGGCAAAATGCTCGAAGCAGTAGCATTGTTGAAAGACTTAACCAAAGCAGAAATTTTTGTTTGCCTCTTTGAGCCAGAGCTGTGCTTATCAGATACTACTGTTGCCTCCTCTTGGCTCGGTCAGGGCTGTATTGGCGGGCTAGGTAGTTTCTCTTCCTTCGGCTAAACTCGCCCCTGTCCGTTTTCGTATCATTTAATTCGTAGTGAAACCAGCACCTAGCATACGGAAGGGAAATAATCGGCAAAGACAGGAGGTTAGTGTACCGATTTTGTAGAGCAGAAACATTTCTAAGGATCTTttgcgtcttttttttttccttttagtttGCATCATCGTTGTGTCAGCATCATTcagtttatttattatatttgcCACACGAAACTTTACAATGATAAATATCAACCAgtaagaatatatatatatatatatatatacacgttaagaaggtctctcgagccaacagcgcatcactGCCCCCCAGGAGGCAGTGATGCCTCCTGGGGGGCagtgatgcgctgttggctcgagagaccttcttaacgtgtatacaaattgtcctcttctctctcgtccgcctgtgaatcatcgttctggttgatccagcgtcatctagttggggaaaaacatgggcccgggatgaccacgtaattcccattcactatccagattggccatgtagccagcatggttgctctgatagtgtagtggtgatcacacccaaccggtaatcagggggacgtgggttcaaatcccgctcagggcataaaaagtttttctcccaatgaaaaatgtctttcaggggttgtccgtccttggtcatttcaaacttcgtatatatatatatatatatatatatatatatatatatatatatatatttaacaaatagattccatgttgccgtgggtctgttcagtaatagatcacagaagacgtcaaaatgtggtaagaacatcagtgacacactcggctatcgcctcgtgtgccacttttttgttcgtgacacactcggctatcgcctcgtgtgccacttttttgttcttaccacattttgacgtcatctgtgatctattactgaacagacgcacggcaacatggaatctatttgttttatataataaagaattaaactttattcccaTAAAAggtgatggtgacgtcaatcgtgcgtctgtcctctaatagatcataggcaagaaccaatcaaaatccgtgaataacttgggttattatataaatatatatatatatatatatatatatatatattgacagTGTAGCGAGGATACCCAATAGAAGCTAAAAGCTTATTAACACTGGGCACCGAAGTTTCAATCCATATTCAGTTAATTTTTCGGGTAATCCATTGTTTGTCCATTCAGGTAGACTTGGGGTAAGTGAAATGAAGCGAGCCAGGCTGAAGGTAGTGAAAATACATATGGTTCTAATTGACAATATTTGGAATGAAGGAAAAGTTCATGTCCCCAGAAGTTCTAATTAAGTATAGTTAATAATACTTCCAAAACGGGTCAAAGCAACTCGTTCCATTAATTGAACTGTTGAATTATTCTCGAGAATTTTCAAATTTGCAGAGACCTACAAGTAGACAGTCTCCTCCGGCTCCAAGCAATATAATTTGCTCAGGGAGATATATTCTGAGTCGGTAGAGTTAACTCCTAAAATACTAATAGACTCAATTAGATTAAAAGTTTTGATCAATAAGCCTTACAACAAAAAAGGAGTTTGATTTTATTCGCTTAACATTTTTGCCTTCGCTGTGAAGTGGTAAGAATATTCAAAGATCTGTCTACGATAACTGTGTACATCGCGTCTAACCCATTCCAAAGTTTATATTTAATAAGAAGTCAAATCTAACAATCTACTAACTAGGGAAGTCGTACCGTTTCCAAGAACAGGAATTCAAAGGTTTCAAGTGATGTCTTTGAGGGAAATGACGTGGACTAGCTTGTTCTTAATTAATGGTCAAAAATCAAGCCGTCATCCCTGAATGACATTTGCATGAATGGTTCTAAGAGGACATTGTTTTCATCTGAGCGTATGTCGCGCCATGCGTCAGGCAGATCAACATACCTTTCAATTGTAAGATGATAAAAATAGGTTCCTTTCAATGCAGTGATCAACACAACACGGAACCGGTAACCGCATGAAACATCTTTAGGGCAAATGATTAATTATAGATAAAAAGTCGCCGAATTTAAAACCAGCAAAACAAAGATCGTGACCTGAACCTCGTAATTTATTTCTTCAAACAAATGATCTGCCTCAGTGCATTCCAAAcggcttaactgctgaatacccctccactccaaaagagatcttgaaaagtgtggctacgcggctacgcagaaacgcagaatgcaggctgtcttacagaggacacgtagagtttgaagatggctacgcggctacgcggttacgcagaaaacctagagtccaggctctctcagagagagagagagagagagagagagagagcgtctcatctgcaaattttgtctttcattcattagcgcaaagaaacacatttctcgtcttttcgttctttccactaacagaaatacaaccacgacaacataaacacaatctcacttgataagactctctttattaccaaatccaactgttaatttcaaatgcaaaatcattgctcaaccacactttcgtaatcatataaattacattttagacGGACATTATTGACTTTAAATCACGGTAAACACGCCCTAATCTGTTCGTATACATGTAAgaggacaacaaaaatcaagtttacttTCGTTCACAAAACTAAACTATCAATTCTCTAATAAACATTTCAGTTcaaaaattttatcattaagTATAGCACCCACGTTTCTACTTAAAATTCACCGGTGCGTAAAATATGCTTTTTACTTAAATTGGTCAATCCTTTTCACATCGTCCAAGAATACTCTCCATAGCTCCTCTCCGCGATGCACGTATCTCCACTTGAACTCTGCTAAATAAAAGGAATAATGTTCCTTTTTACGTCCATGAGTTGGCAGTTTCGCTTTCACTTGCCTCCAGTGGCCTTCAATCTTGTTCGTGCGAAATCCCTCCTTGTTGAAAAATTCAATGGAATGGTTTACAGCCTTATGAATATAgccacacttttcacgagataatgtgaagaataaagcactagtttactgattaagcctaagcgctcgctgcAGTGAtaaggcctaagaactctcgcaaaattttagctttcattttgcggttcggtcaactacacttttcacgagatcatgtgaagaataaagcactcgtttactgattaagcctaagggCTCTTTGCgatgattaggcctaagaactctcgtaaaattttagctttcattttgcggttcggtcaactacacttttcacgagatcatgtgaagaataaagcactcgtttactgattaagcctaagcgctcgttgcgatgattaggcctaagaactctcgtaaaattttagctttcattttgcggttcggtcaactacacttttcatcgactacgggactgcggaccacgGTACCACTCCATTTTAACActtaatgaatgaaggggtagtttctaaagaaactgtggtgctgcgtcggtggggaagtagagggtctcaatggggtagTGGCTTTTACGGTTAACGGTtaaaattttggcttttttacggctaacggttaatttttttctattaCGGTTAACTTGACTTGTGAAAGCTAATTGCTATTGTTTTAAGAAGTTTAACAATAATCCATTGTTTTAGAACATACTGAAAGTCTTTGGACAATTCTATATGAATAACAAGGCTTTAATTAACAGTTTTGTATGGCCTGGCTTACCATTTTGTGCGCGTCTTACTCTAAACGTCAAACCTTGTCCAGACCCTGACTTGTCTCCCAGATCTTGTCATCACTGGCTTTCCAATGACCAGTTCTTCGGAATCAATATCGACATCATTGTCACTGTCATCGGAATCGCTCTCGTACTCCTCCACCTGGTTATAATCTGCAGTTGACGCGAGCGTTAGCTGTGGTACAGTAGCATCGCTTACAAAGTTCAACACAGGCACATCGGTGACAGCAGAGGGCATATCAGAGGAGACAGCGGGCGTTTCTTCAACTTGGTCAGCTTGAAAGGAGACCCTTGTAGTGACATCAGTATTTGAATTGGAATATACTGCCGGGGGAAGAGCTCCTGCTTTATCTTTTGTTGTCTCACTCCTCACGGTTCTCTGACGAACAGGACGGTAGTTCTCCACCCAATCTTTCATTgtctcttcctctctttttgaAAGCTCGTCAGGAGGAAGTGGTGTCATGTACTGTATGTCCTTGAACGCCATCCCAGTCTGTGGCACTGGGTAGTATGAAGATGGATGCGTGAAGTATTTCGCCCCCCACTTCGTAATTCGCTTCAACGACTCCTTTGATATGGTGCCAAAGTCTGTGGCATATTGAAGAACATCAAATGTCTCATGTTTAAAATGCGAAACGGCGTGTAAATTCTCTACTATTGTGGTTAGTAATGTTTTCCAGTCGATAGTATCTTTGTAGCTTGGATTAACAACTGTTACTTTGCTCACAAGGCTCTTCACACCATTCAGTAGAAGCTCAATAGAGGTTTGTGTTTTCTGGGACACTGTTCCTTGAGGACCGTTCGTTGTTGAGTTCTCCTTGAGGTTGTTGGTTTCCTTGACATTCATGACTGTAGCTTTGATGTACCCATCTACTGTGTTCAGATTCTGAATGACCTGCTCTGGCGTAATTGGCTGAGAGGTAGCAGCTTTGCAAGTAATACCAAATGTGTCATAAAGAATGCCAAGGTGTTTTAAAAAGTCGGTTGTTCCTGACAAACCCGTCAAAAGCTTGATTTTCCCTGCCGCGGCATCCGTTGTAAAAACTGAATCTGAAACACTGCATACGCCGTGCACTTGAACGAAGCTGCAGCTTTTTTCAGTCCCGTCTTGCGCTCCTTCGCAACCATCTCCAGCAAGAGTTTCGACTTCCTTGGTCGTTGGATTGTACCGCTTTACTTGTCGACCCCCCACATCTGTAAAAACTAGTGTTTCCTTGAATCTTGCTACTTTCTTGATCTCTCTGCAGTTGTCAGTCATGTTTCCAAGCACATTTGTTACCTCGCTGGATTCGATGTCAAAACAGTACAGGCCACCGTTACAATGGGGACTTTTTGCCGCAGCGAAGTACACAACTGAAGAATCAGACAGTGTAAGCGACTCCAAGCGATGAATGCCCTCTGGATAGCCTATTAGTTTCCGTAATTTTCCGTTTATTGTAACCCCATTCCGTTCCAGCTGAATCTGATAAACAACTCGGTGACCATCATCAGCACACAGTAACAAGTCGTCGCTGGCCACACACACAGCTGCAGGCATCGAAAGCGGCACATCAGTTTGCAACATGTTCTTCGTCACTCTGGCTTCTAGCTGCAACAAGTGCTGAGAAAGACGATTTCGTAGAGTAGGGACGGTTCCCTCGATTGACAGATTATAGTCAGTTAGCGTTCTCTCCAAATCAGCACGTGAGCGTAGAGAGTTGGGGTTTAGCCTAACCTTTCCGTTGAGGTCTTCAAATCTTATGCACGCATTACCGCGCTCTGCTATATAGGCTGCACCTCTGCTGAAACATAGATCTCTCGAATCTTTAAGCCCATTCTGCAGTTCTGCTACATCAGCTGGTCGAGGCCCAAAATCTATACTTTTCCGGAACCAGAGTGTGTACCACAAGCGACACCTTACTCAACACTTCTATCACCTCAGGCCTGGAAAGTCGCACTATTGGTTCCACTGCCATCCTATCTTTATTTCGTACGCATTCCAAGGTGAGCATTTTTCTTAGCGGTTTGCGGATATCCGAATCTGTCGAGTCTCTTAATGTGCGGATTAATACTAGATTAGACATTTGTCCATTCAGATCTATGAACCAGTTCGACCAGCTGCATTTGAGACTTTTGCCGATGTGAACAACGTCAGGAAGTGGCGTCAGCAGGAGAAGTTCCGGCggcattgtgttgttttcagacATCTTTTGGATTTCTAGAAGGGCCTGCTTATTGCACTCTTCACAGTCTGTAACAACAGCCAGGACTGCAACTTTTCGACATTGCACCGACTCCTCTAGGCAGGATTCGCAGCTTCTGAGTGCAGGTAGATAAGATAAATGACCCTTCCGTTGGCATTCTTGACACACAGCTTTCATTTGAAGACATCTGTCACATTTAGTACTGTTGCACAGCGAAGTATTATGTGTAACAATGTGGTTCTTCGCAGGCTGTTTATTCAAGCATCGATCACAGGCCTGTACAGTTTTTGCCATCCCAAGCATTTGTGATAGAATGTCCTGTCCAGATACTGACTTTGGATGGTAATGAACACCAACTGGCATCGTGGAGCTATTGTCGACGGACGTCATAAAGGTAACTTCGGCACTCGTAATCAGATTCGCTTTTATTTCTTCAGGTTTAGGAACAGGGTTGTCGCAGACATAATTCCAGTCAACTTTGTAGGTTAGCCCGATTATCCTTTTCTGCCTGGTATCGAATTCTAGTCCTGGCTTAAGGGCTGTCCCGTCCATAGTAAGTGAGACACCTATAACCTGTACTTGATCACTGCTCACTAAGTAATTAATGTCAGCTTTTGGATGGCTAGAAAACACATGAAAAGATTGCAAATGGGGCTTAATTATCCCACTATCTGTTGTATAGCCTGCCTTACAGCGATTGGAAACATTATGGGATGGACCACAGAGATTGAAATCTGCAAAGGTcgtaaactgtttttttccccCACGTCCAGTTCCATGAAATCCTGGGCCTCGAAGAAAATTCCTCGTTCTTTGACCACCTAGGTACTTAACAGTTTCAAAAAACTCACAGACTTCATGATCCCAATGGAAATCTGACGCTTTGCTTGAGTCAATCATGGCAAATGATGTCGTGTCATTAAGATACTTGTAAAACAGGCATTCCTCGGGAATCTTTCCTTCTTTGATTAGTTTATttagtttctcggccaatgGATGAGCTCTCTCTACGCATCTGTGGAGCccaataaaacaaaaatcagttgaataaaattttacctttggaAATTGCAACCCTTTGGATGAAGATGCATTCATCTAATGCGGCCGTAAGAAAAGCACCAAAGTTCATTGGTAAATCTTACACAGTGCAGGATATCAGATCATCAGCTGTAAGATCCTCCGTGTCGTCTTCGTCATTCGAGGTAGGGACGTCGCTTTTGTCGCTTTCGGACTCAACAGACCTGCATTCTATTTTTTCTTCACCGCAGTCTCCTTCTTCCAAGTCAGCTGGGAATGCCGTAGCTGATGGACTACCGATATCAAAGTCATCGCTTTCACTGTAAATGAAAAACACTAGGTCGACTAGGTCCTCCAAATTTATTGTAAGTAGTTTCTTAGTCAATCTATCCTAGTGGTCATCTGCTACGTCGTGAAACTAATTTGTTACGATTGATCAAGTCGTTAATCTTCATGATCAATTAACTTATCTCGTAGCACTATATAAAAGAACACACACTGAACTCTTTACGACATCAGGTAAATTGATGTTTATTAACTGTTATTTCCTAGACATTTTTACATCTAATTCAATATTACCCGATGTAATAGACCGTAATAGGTCGTCTAGCAAAAATAAGAAACTGTCAAAGTCTTATTCGCTCTTGTGTAGCAATAACCAATCACATCCAGAAAATAAACAAACGACTGTGACATAAACTAACGTAAACAGTAACAAAATTCATAGGAAAGCAGTATTACTTCTCAGAAACAATTGCGTCCGCGCCGTCAAATTGATCCTGTTCATCTTCATTCGATACGGGCAGAATAGAGCTTGTAGGTTCAGGTAAACGTTGTGCAGCTGCTTTGGCAAAGAAGTTCTCTAACGTCCTAACTCCCTTTACTCCGGCTCTCTTTTTTTGACATTCATTgaagtgggctataacaaaaaaaaaacgcagtTTACAAACATATGCGTGACATACTGCTGTTTTACAGAATGGCCGGATGGGATACCGTGCAGGGTGTTACCTATTCCGATCACATATGGAAATTCTGACACTATAAACTTATTAAAGgacgtttttaaatttacaatttaagTTCTTAAGGTAACTTAAAAGACTTATTTAGCAAAGCGCACATACCAGCCTGTTGTTGTGTCATGTTGTGTTATCACGAAAATACttacttgttttgaaaaatgataCTTTTCCTGCCGTCTTTCTATCAAGTGGGACGGAGTACGACTTGCAGCAAAGACCGCATTTGAGTTTTGCCTCATTGATGGCTGTCGAACCTTTAAGTTTCTCAAGCTCTGaaacaaattataaaaaaaatatagaagGAGCCGTATATGGCCTTTTTCGTAAAATCATACGTACATAACTCCGATATGCCTTTTTACATTTAGCTGTAAGACATTTTTGTAAAAACGGGCTTTAATATTGTTATAATTTTAAGATATTGTACCTGCATTTAGCGCACGTAGCTCACTCTGTTGACGATCGCTTCGGACAGCCATTGCATCATCTTCTTTAAGTTTCTTTATAAGAAGTCTGTCATCTTTTGCGTCTTGTCGTGATTTCCTTTTAGTTGATCCATCCTTTGCGTTTTGAGGTTTGCTTTTTTTGACAGACTTGACATGGTCATCTTGTTGTTTTATCACCACGACAGGGTTCTTCCCCCATTGAATGACAGACTGTACCACATGAACTGAAAAAAGATTATTGAATTATAGTCTAAATTGTATGAGTTATTAAAGGTGACCCGCGTTTTTCATCCTGGTCAATAAAAATTGTGTCAGCTTGCATTCACGGCGCCTATCGCTATTGTTCTTTGATCGGGCACTGAGCGTTTAAAATTACACCGGCACATTTTGCTGCATCGATTTCCTGGACGTTTTGTTTACCTTGTATTTCATCGGTATTTTGCAGCACCTAATAACTTAGCGCATTAAAATTGTTGTAAGACAAGGCTTTTCACAGAATTCAATACAGAAATTAGAAAACTACAGAGCCCAGTCAGTTCTTGACTGGCGATTACGTAAGTATGACCATGTGCCTGCTAGCAGCAATCTCTAAATACCATCTTAAATATAGtcctttttattcaaattacggACTTCTTACCGTTGAGCTCGCTTTCCCCCTCTGAGCCTAGCAAGAAAGGCAATTCCAGATCCAGCTGCTGTTGTGTGGTTATGCCCAAATTCTCCGCCGTTTTGCCATTGCTTTTCACCAGGCGccataattttaatttatagGAACCCAAGCCGAATTTTTGTGCTTGCTCGTTTATCCCAAGAAACTCGATAACATTTTTTCTGAATGAAGAAAGTAATTTGTGTTCTTCCGTGACTTTTACTCTGGTCTTGTATCGTTCTACAGGCTTTTCTTCCCCACTGCGATAAAAACTTAATATTGCTTTCACTACAGCCATCGCAACCAGTCTGGCCTTTCGGCATGAAGGTCGTAAAGGAAGGTCGCGAGCTGTCAAAACGTCTGTCAACTCGCGCCACGACATAAATTGTGTAGACACTTCCGACATTTCCGGTTTCGATCGGCTTTTCTCGCTGCCAGAACACAAAAACGCATAACACATCAGACTCATAAAAAGATCTTGAGGCCTTCACGGTTGTGGTTAGATTTTTTTtacggttaatttttttaattttttttacggctaacggctaaaattctctcatttttaCTCCTAACGGCTAAATTTTTGGCCGTTTTACGTctaacggttaaccccattgagaccctcgaagtagtatacaaaaatttggttttatcaacggagttgataatgtaaattggccactgtacagagattctaaaagctgacgtttcgagcgttagcccctcgtcagagcgaatccattttaacacttagttcattgttcatcgactgcgggactgcggaccgtaTCAGGTATGCGTAAATTATTTTGCCTGAAATTTAAATAGACACTTCTTTCCTTACTAACATATtatgagggggaggggtggtcttcacaactgcgtagccgcgtagccgcgtagccgcgtagccactccattcccttactagcaaattccgagggggaggggtggtcttcacaactgcgtagccgcgtagccacttcattcccttaccaacaaattccgagggggaggggtggtcttcacaactgcgtagccgcgtagccgcgtagccacttagcGCATAGCAGACACAAGGCAAGTATGACATATatgtgtttctcgttcttaaagcgttagcaggagataactgcgtatccatttagccagctttttcagggttataacttcaaatggaggggtattcagcagttactcctTCCAAACATTttcgataaattaaaaaaatgcttcTTCTCATTCTGTAGCTTAGCTGGCTTTAAAGATCTTTCTCCATTATTTCTTACCGTAACTTTCGTTCACTGAGTCCCCTGACATTGTTATATCGTGAGAGTCGTTTATCCCATTAGAAGCTGACTTATACCCATAAATGGTTAGTCACAACGACTGTACAATGATTAAAATCGTAATATAACTCATGCTCTCGAGTGCTCTGGGTGGGGGGGTtaatatcaaaaaaaaaaaattgactttcAAAAACATCAGAATTTATGCGTGACAAAAGCGCCAATGAGGTCACAcaattttgtatatttttttttgtagtttttaaACCTACGTCAGGCCGCAACAAAAGATACTGATACATCGAGCTCAAATCTGTCGGGCTAGTTAATCGTAGTAGTATTCAGAACGTATAATTTGGTTGCTTGATCAGAAATCGAATCGCTTATGCTATGCATGAGCCAGATATACTAGGCAAAGATGGCGCGACTATGATAACAGGACAATACTTGGCAAAGACTTTTTTAAGATAAATGAGACAGGAAGGTTTCTCTCCACAGTTGATAAAGACCCTTTATTTGGTACTCAGTCGTAAATGTCAATTAGTAATACGAAAAGTGCAATCCTtgatttacttttaatttaattttctacCGTAATTAGATTGCTTAGTTTCAAAAATATCGACTGAAAGACCAGTTCTCCAGCGCAGCCTTCACTATTCACTAACTGGGACGTGTGCTCTTGATTGGGCTATCCACGCCCATGGAAGCCAAAGTTGGATACTCGCGACCAACGTACAAGGTAACACGCGTTCCTTCAAAGCTGACAGCTGTAAACGCATCAAACTGCTTGGTTATTTGTCTCGCCGAAGAAGCCCCGTCAATGTCCCATACCGGACCTGTTACTACctatgataaaataaaatatataaatatagaGATATAAAGACAGTTCTAAGGTAAATGTAATTCGAGTTTCACGCACTAAGCCATCAACAGGCCAGCTGCCGATGTGTAAAACTCGATGCCAGTTATAAACTTTAAAACAAGAACGGTAGGAACGGCGCTTATTGTTATTGGATGTCGTGAAACACTTCTTTTCATGCCGCATTTGGTTACGAGCTCAGATTTCTTGTTTAGTAACGAAACATTGCAAGCCGTCAGGACGCAGAGTTTTCCACATAGACTCAGATTGTGGCGACCCTTGCCTTCTTGAGGATTCGCCTATTGATATCGTATAGCGTGTGTTGTAGTCTTTTAGCTGCCAGATGTGTTTCGAAAGTATAGTATCATGTGGACGTTTTCGGTCTTTGAAAGAGATTGTCGTACCTTTTTTTGAAATCATGTTTTTTCATTCCAGTGCAGGTCCATCCGTTACCAGACGTTGTTGCAAGCTACGGCCACAACAACCAGGTGCTATAACTGCTGCTGGCGTAATTTAGTGTCTTTTGTGGACGATTTTTTGCCAAAACTAGACTTAACATATATTCATAGACTCAATTGAGTGTCGTCTTAGAGCTAAAGTGATTTTGATTCGTAGCAAACGTGATCAGATCTAACATTTCATGAAAACACCAAGGAAATACAAGTAACTGTGATGGCACAAAGTTTTCAAGCGGGAGGCTAGAGTTTTTTAAATCGAGCATAAaacgcaacctcgttcccagggtctctcttctctgcctccattgtcgttgagagaagaccctggtttacgctggtcacgtggcactcgtcgacaaacatttttccactagggtagtgttttcgttatattttgatcccgcaaccgcacctgggcgaaaaaatattcgtttaacaaggcatttctaaaataaaaaggtcaaaagagctgatgttatattcccacaggagatgaattcccacaaaagcggttaaactaaaagcaagagcttttgtgatcgacaagacgacttcaatgtcgagcggcgattgacgttcgctttaaaaaaaattaatttcgttagtagccaaagttgcttcttcagaacaaacactaacataaaagaatacaccaaacactacgtttgcttgataaaaatgtctcttttattttactgcgactaaaaatatacacgctattaaagcgcggtgcagtggtaaaaaaaatcttaacgacttcgacaatttacacgaagttgttgaaatataaatatcataagtcaaactgtcaactcgctgtacaagattgcgaccttagcaatcacgttgtttaactttcgaaagaaaaacgaaaatcaaagaacaaaatgaaatacctgcacatgctaatacagtttgatttgatggatttgaggtcgatatgtgactcgagaacttaaataacaacacaccggctgatcgctgaacatgtttgttttccatggataaccgtttcgcttgttttcttgcacgacaaaatcttctttcctttaaaattgtcgcaaactattagcattcttcgttgatccggaccttcacacggatgaaaacttgaataacgtgaggatattttctgtggcgtctgatcgatttgaccacaactttttttctttcacttcgggttccatatgtgtagtacataaaatactgctgtcaaacgttttgtcaatggttatctggccacaaaatcaattgcgtgctgattcccttctttgcaatgtcaacaaagcctacattgccacccatcccctaacacacatttcgccaacctcccagattctgggagacacgtgaccagcgtgaaccagggtcttctctcaacgacaatggagacagagaagagagaccctgggaacgaggttgcataaAACGCAGTGAGGGGTTTCGAAATATATTCCGACGAGAAACAATTAAAAACTGCTCTCTCCTTTATTCATTAATGATTTAgctttgtcaaaattttatGCCTTACCATCTCTGGCCCTTGATAGTATTCCTTTGCATAGAAGGTTATGCTGCCTT from Montipora foliosa isolate CH-2021 chromosome 7, ASM3666993v2, whole genome shotgun sequence includes the following:
- the LOC138010471 gene encoding uncharacterized protein produces the protein MLQTDVPLSMPAAVCVASDDLLLCADDGHRVVYQIQLERNGVTINGKLRKLIGYPEGIHRLESLTLSDSSVVYFAAAKSPHCNGGLYCFDIESSEVTNVLGNMTDNCREIKKVARFKETLVFTDVGGRQVKRYNPTTKEVETLAGDGCEGAQDGTEKSCSFVQVHGVCSVSDSVFTTDAAAGKIKLLTGLSGTTDFLKHLGILYDTFGITCKAATSQPITPEQVIQNLNTVDGYIKATVMNVKETNNLKENSTTNGPQGTVSQKTQTSIELLLNGVKSLVSKVTVVNPSYKDTIDWKTLLTTIVENLHAVSHFKHETFDVLQYATDFGTISKESLKRITKWGAKYFTHPSSYYPVPQTGMAFKDIQYMTPLPPDELSKREEETMKDWVENYRPVRQRTVRSETTKDKAGALPPAVYSNSNTDVTTRVSFQADQVEETPAVSSDMPSAVTDVPVLNFVSDATVPQLTLASTADYNQVEEYESDSDDSDNDVDIDSEELVIGKPVMTRSGRQVRVWTRFDV
- the LOC138011058 gene encoding uncharacterized protein yields the protein MSLMCYAFLCSGSEKSRSKPEMSEVSTQFMSWRELTDVLTARDLPLRPSCRKARLVAMAVVKAILSFYRSGEEKPVERYKTRVKVTEEHKLLSSFRKNVIEFLGINEQAQKFGLGSYKLKLWRLVKSNGKTAENLGITTQQQLDLELPFLLGSEGESELNVHVVQSVIQWGKNPVVVIKQQDDHVKSVKKSKPQNAKDGSTKRKSRQDAKDDRLLIKKLKEDDAMAVRSDRQQSELRALNAELEKLKGSTAINEAKLKCGLCCKSYSVPLDRKTAGKVSFFKTTHFNECQKKRAGVKGVRTLENFFAKAAAQRLPEPTSSILPVSNEDEQDQFDGADAIVSENESDDFDIGSPSATAFPADLEEGDCGEEKIECRSVESESDKSDVPTSNDEDDTEDLTADDLISCTVCVERAHPLAEKLNKLIKEGKIPEECLFYKYLNDTTSFAMIDSSKASDFHWDHEVCEFFETVKYLGGQRTRNFLRGPGFHGTGRGGKKQFTTFADFNLCGPSHNVSNRCKAGYTTDSGIIKPHLQSFHVFSSHPKADINYLVSSDQVQVIGVSLTMDGTALKPGLEFDTRQKRIIGLTYKVDWNYVCDNPVPKPEEIKANLITSAEVTFMTSVDNSSTMPVGVHYHPKSVSGQDILSQMLGMAKTVQACDRCLNKQPAKNHIVTHNTSLCNSTKCDRCLQMKAVCQECQRKGHLSYLPALRSCESCLEESVQCRKVAVLAVVTDCEECNKQALLEIQKMSENNTMPPELLLLTPLPDVVHIGKSLKCSWSNWFIDLNGQMSNLVLIRTLRDSTDSDIRKPLRKMLTLECVRNKDRMAVEPIVRLSRPEVIEVLSKVSLVVHTLVPEKYRFWASTS